The sequence below is a genomic window from Halanaerobiales bacterium.
ATACATAACTATTAGTACTGGAGTTGGTGGGGGAATTATTATTAATGGTAAAATTTATTATGGTCATACCGGTAATGCCGGAGAAATTGGTCATATGACAGTTGACCCTACTGGTCCTCAATGTGGTTGTGGAAATTATGGCTGTCTTGAATCTTTTTCTTCAGGAACAGCTATAAAAAATATGGCTAAAAAAGCTGTTGAAAATGATGAATCGACTTTAATTAAAAAATTAGCTAAAGATCAGAAGTTAAGTGCTAAATTAGCAGCCAAAGCTGCAGCTAAAGGAGATCAGAAAGCTCTGGATATTTTTGCTAAGGCAGGTTATTATTTAGGGATTGGGATTGCTAACTTAGTAAATATTTTCAATCCAGAAATGATTATCCTGGGTGGAGGAGTTTTGAAAGC
It includes:
- a CDS encoding ROK family protein, yielding MTKDKYIGIDLGGTKILTAVANDNGEIIARVKLATETELGQERIKKNIFKSIYKVLEKTDIKIEKIKSIGIGSPGPLNVEKGIIYESANLPIKNMEIVDLIEKETGINTYLQNDANTAALGEKVFGVGKEADDLLYITISTGVGGGIIINGKIYYGHTGNAGEIGHMTVDPTGPQCGCGNYGCLESFSSGTAIKNMAKKAVENDESTLIKKLAKDQKLSAKLAAKAAAKGDQKALDIFAKAGYYLGIGIANLVNIFNPEMIILGGGVLKA